Proteins encoded in a region of the Aulosira sp. FACHB-615 genome:
- a CDS encoding alpha/beta hydrolase: MAGSLQFPKNHPCKKKPLQGLLFSASLVLGWVWAIPATLAAETITIRFGLFQQSVAIADIEKFAKTGTLSQTLQAYESLFTPELRGLLNRRVQVDPKFADKFVDELVLLPQGKQLITSLAAAIPGSSVESLQATMSIGLRQVNGLSVVSFLKAYPTENIDLDATQLLQIATEFNPNNLQSQALGSILARNLTVKTNTPFQPSFDPAATGQEAVEQQTLTFPDKQRQRSIPVDIYWSQKTDTTAPLVVISHGFGANRRFASYLARHLAGYGITVVAIEHPGSNGAAINNAANQGNLAKLLPATEFIERPKDVSFLLNELANLNKQPGQLQGKLNTEKVSVIGHSLGGYTALALVGGELNLGEVRQFCKTSLSLVDPLGDWLQCAAASLKENKLQLRDERVKSAIALNPLTGKLFGKQGLSRINKPVLILTSTEDALTPALNHQIRPFSQLKGNKYLLTAIGATHLSILDPTYSAGETSTIVKEKRGAETQALRQLLRGVSLAFVKQLTPEAKTYQPFLTAAYAQSLSTPEIPLRLNADLPSNVKPWLDLAVK; the protein is encoded by the coding sequence ATGGCAGGTTCTTTGCAGTTTCCCAAAAATCATCCTTGCAAGAAAAAACCCTTGCAAGGATTGTTGTTTAGTGCGAGTCTGGTTTTGGGTTGGGTTTGGGCAATACCCGCTACTTTAGCCGCAGAAACAATAACTATTCGTTTCGGACTGTTCCAGCAATCTGTGGCGATCGCGGATATCGAAAAATTTGCTAAAACTGGAACATTATCCCAAACTCTCCAAGCTTACGAATCTTTATTTACTCCAGAATTACGCGGCTTACTCAATCGACGAGTCCAAGTAGATCCTAAATTTGCCGACAAATTTGTTGATGAATTAGTTCTCTTACCCCAAGGTAAACAGTTAATTACATCCTTAGCCGCAGCTATTCCCGGTAGTAGCGTCGAAAGCCTACAAGCCACAATGAGTATCGGGTTGCGTCAAGTGAATGGTTTGAGCGTGGTCAGTTTTCTCAAAGCTTATCCCACAGAAAATATTGACCTAGATGCAACTCAATTATTACAAATTGCTACAGAATTTAACCCCAACAACTTACAAAGCCAAGCCCTCGGCAGTATCTTAGCCCGAAATTTAACAGTTAAAACCAACACACCTTTTCAACCAAGTTTTGACCCCGCAGCCACTGGTCAAGAAGCAGTAGAACAGCAGACTCTCACCTTTCCAGACAAACAGCGTCAACGCAGTATCCCGGTAGATATTTACTGGAGTCAAAAAACTGACACTACAGCACCATTAGTAGTGATTTCCCACGGCTTTGGTGCTAACCGGAGATTTGCCAGCTATTTAGCGCGTCATTTAGCTGGTTATGGCATTACTGTTGTTGCTATTGAACATCCTGGAAGTAATGGTGCAGCGATTAATAACGCCGCCAACCAAGGAAATTTAGCCAAATTACTCCCAGCGACAGAATTTATTGAGCGACCCAAGGATGTGAGTTTTTTACTCAACGAACTGGCAAATCTTAATAAGCAACCAGGGCAATTGCAAGGCAAACTCAACACAGAAAAAGTGTCTGTAATTGGGCATTCCTTGGGGGGTTATACAGCTTTAGCTTTGGTGGGTGGAGAACTTAATTTAGGAGAAGTGCGACAATTTTGTAAAACTTCCTTGAGTTTGGTTGATCCCCTTGGTGATTGGTTACAGTGCGCCGCCGCATCTTTAAAAGAAAACAAACTTCAGTTGCGGGATGAACGAGTTAAAAGTGCGATCGCTCTTAACCCCCTCACAGGTAAACTTTTTGGTAAACAGGGACTTTCTCGGATTAACAAGCCTGTATTAATTTTGACTTCAACTGAAGATGCCTTAACCCCTGCCTTAAATCACCAAATCCGACCTTTTAGCCAGTTAAAGGGTAATAAATATTTATTAACCGCCATTGGTGCAACTCATTTAAGTATTCTTGACCCCACATATTCAGCAGGCGAAACTTCCACAATTGTCAAAGAAAAGCGCGGTGCAGAAACCCAAGCCTTGCGCCAACTCCTGCGCGGTGTCAGTTTAGCTTTTGTCAAGCAACTCACCCCCGAAGCGAAAACCTACCAACCATTTTTAACAGCCGCTTATGCACAGTCTCTATCTACACCAGAAATCCCCCTACGCCTGAATGCC